DNA sequence from the Spirochaetaceae bacterium genome:
ATCTCCTTGCGGACATCGGCGATCTCCTTGCGGACATCGGTGATCTCCTTGCCAAGATCCACCCGCACCGCGGCGATCTCTGCGTTCGTCCGCTGTTCCGACTCCGCTACGTGACGCAGAAACCGCTCCTCCAGGACCTGGAGCAGTTGCTCCTTCTGCACTTCGCGCCGCTCTTCCTGATCCGATTCGATCTGGCGCAGCATCTCGACCAACGACTCGGTCGCTGCTTCTCCCAGGCGCTCCTGCAACGGACGTGGCACCGACAGCACTGCCATGACTCAGGCTACTCGCCTCCTACCGTACCTGGAATCGGCGGCGCCGTCCATCATTCGTTTTGCCAGCCTTTGCCAGTACTGCCAGCCACGTGCGTGGCGACCCAGGGGCGCCGTACTCGATGGCAGTCGCGCGCCCGGGGCGCCGAACGCCTTGAGCCCTCGGTCGACTCCCGGTCAGCGTCTGGACCGGCCACCTGGGCTCGGGAGCGACTGGCGGCGCCCGGACCGGGTTTGCGGCGCCCGGCCGCGGTGGGTTCCGAGACGGCCGCCGCCGCCGCGGAGGCGCGGGTCGAGCAGGTCGCGGACGGCGTCGCCGAACATGTTGAGGCTGTAGACGGTGAGCGTCAGGCACAGGCCGGGCCACAGCGCCAGCCACGGCGCCTGCTCCATGTACTTGCGCCCGTCCCGGCTCAGCAGCGTCCCCCAGCTCGGAATCTCAACCGGCAGACCGAATCCGAGGAAGCTCAAGCTGGCCTCGCTGATGATAACCGCACCGATGTTGATGCTGAACACGACGATGATCGGCGCCGCCACGTTGGGCAGCACGTGGCGCACCAGCGCTGCCATCCGGGTGCTGCCGGTGGCCGTGGCCGCCTGCAGGTAGTCGTGCTCCTTGACCGCGATCACCGCGCCTCTGACCAGCCGCGAGGCCACCACGCCGCCCGAGATGCCCAGCACCAGGATCAGTTGCAGCAGGCCCTGCCCCACCAGCGACATGATCGTAAGCAACAGCAGCAGCCCCGGAAACGCCATCCAGGCATCGACGAAGCGCTGCACCATCAGGTCCAGCTTGCCTCCGAAGAACCCGGCCGTGCCGCCGATCAGCACCGCGACGAGGACGTTGAGGCTGGTCGCCAGCAGGCCCACGAACATGGAGATACGAGCCCCGTGGATGTTGCGGCTCAAGTAGTCGCGCCCCAACTGGTCGGTTCCCATCAGGTGTTCGGCTGACGGCGGGGTGAGCAGTACTCTCAGGTTCACTGCATCGAACGGGTAGGGGGCCAGCAGGTCGGCGAAGATCGCGACCAGGATCAAGGCCAGTACGACCACTCC
Encoded proteins:
- a CDS encoding ABC transporter permease, which gives rise to MGDGLARFLVRLWREKPLGAAGGVVVLALILVAIFADLLAPYPFDAVNLRVLLTPPSAEHLMGTDQLGRDYLSRNIHGARISMFVGLLATSLNVLVAVLIGGTAGFFGGKLDLMVQRFVDAWMAFPGLLLLLTIMSLVGQGLLQLILVLGISGGVVASRLVRGAVIAVKEHDYLQAATATGSTRMAALVRHVLPNVAAPIIVVFSINIGAVIISEASLSFLGFGLPVEIPSWGTLLSRDGRKYMEQAPWLALWPGLCLTLTVYSLNMFGDAVRDLLDPRLRGGGGRLGTHRGRAPQTRSGRRQSLPSPGGRSRR